AAAGCTGCCTTCAATGGAAGGCAATACCATGTTAATGATTTTAACTCCCGGTTCTGAGTAATTATCCAGGCTCAAAATATAACGCGCTAAATCATATAACTGGAGTGCGGGCGTTGTCAGCCGCACTTCAACTTTGTAGGGAGATACAACGGAATTTTTAATACAAGGGAATAAGCCAATGCCTAAAATGAAAACGCATAAAGCAACAGCAAAGCGCTTCAAGTATACCGGCTCCGGTAAATTGATGCGCACCAAAATCGGCAAAAGTCACCTGCGCCGCAGAAAGCACAAGCGAGTCAAAGTGCAATTTGACAGCATGTTAGAAGTGACCGCGAAAGGCACGCGGAAACGGGTGCAAAAATTAATTCCTTATGCAAACGGGAAGTAGAGGTGGATTGTGAGAGTAAAAGGAGGTCCTCAGACCCAACGCCGGCATAAAAAAGTTTTGGCTATTACCAAAGGCCAACGCGGCAGCAAGCATCGCCTGTACAAGCGCGGCCACGAAGCTATGATGAAATCCCTGGAATATGCGTATCGCGACCGCCGCAACCGCAAGCGAGATTTTCGCCGCCTGTGGATTACGCGCATCAACGCCGCCGCCCGCCAGAATGATCTGAGCTACAGCAACTTCATGAACGGCCTCAAAAAGGCCGGCGTTGAATTAGACCGCAAAGTTCTGGCCGATATTGCCATGCACGACCCCACGGCCTTTAGCCAGTTGGTAGAAACCGCCAGAACGGCTTTGTAAGCGATTCCCCATACGCTAACAAAAAACGGGAACAGTCTGTTCCCGTTTTTTGCTGCCACGGAAGCCCTCACCCGGCCGTCGCCAGGGTTATGCTCCAGAGGTGACAGTCACTTGCGAAGTGACTGTGCCGTTGAACCCCTAATCAATCTTTTGACCGGCAAACCTGTGCCGGAACAAGTGGATGTGCCCACAATTTTAATGGTGCGCCAATCGTGCGGTTGCCAGAACCCCTATGTGGCTGAAACAATTGTTGATTTGGGCATTGACTGGGGCCACATTGAGACGATGAGCAACCTTCAGACCGGTCTGCGGACGGCCATAGCCGGGCCGGGTAAAAAGTAAGCCGGCCAACGGGCCGCAGGAGTACGGGTCTATCCCAATTTTTAGGCCATAGGGTAGAGACAGAACAATGTCTTATCCCTAACGCCAATATTTTGAGACGCACCCAGCATTACCCCAGCGCTTTACAAATTCAACACATTGAATTAAACTACAGCCCTATCGTTTCAAAGTTGTCATTCACTGCATTCACTACCCCGAATAAGAATTTGGCTCATGGATAGAATCTGTGCATGTCATTGCGAACGAAGCGAAGCAATCCCCGTTCAGCAGGGGTGGCGACCGCTTCGCGGCCTTGAACTACGTTCAAGCCTTGGCTCGCGGTGACATAGTTATTTTCAAAGGAGAAAATGAAAATGGCACGACCAGTCACTTTGTTCACCGGCCAATGGGCCGACCTGTCCCTGCCCGACCTGGCCCAAAAGGTTAGCGCGTGGGGCTTTGATGGCCTGGAACTGGCCTGCTGGGGCGACCACTTTGCAGTGGACAAGGCCCTGGCCAGCGATAAATACGTGCGTGAAAAACGAGACCTGCTGGAAAAATATAACTTGCAGTGTTGGGCCATCAGCAACCACCTGGTAGGCCAATGCGTCTGCGACCCCATTGACGAGCGGCACCAGGGCATCATCCCGCCCAAGCTGTGGGGAGATGGCCACCCCGAGGGCGTGCGCCAACGCTGCGCCGAAGAGATTAAAAACACGGCCCGCGCCGCCGCCGCCTTTGGCGTAAAAGTTGTCAACGGCTTTACCGGCTCCCCCATCTGGCATCAGCTTTACTCCTTTCCGCCCAACGATTTTGCCCGGCTTGAGGCAGGCTACCGGGAGTTTGCCGACCGCTGGCAGCCCATTTTGGATGTATTTGACCAGGTTGGCGTAAAGTTTGCCCTGGAAGTGCACCCCACCGAAATTGCCTACGACTTTGTGTCCACCGAAAAAGCCCTGGCCGCCCTGGGCCGCCGCCCGGCCTTTGGGATCAACTTTGAC
This genomic interval from Anaerolineae bacterium contains the following:
- the rpmI gene encoding 50S ribosomal protein L35: MPKMKTHKATAKRFKYTGSGKLMRTKIGKSHLRRRKHKRVKVQFDSMLEVTAKGTRKRVQKLIPYANGK
- the rplT gene encoding 50S ribosomal protein L20 gives rise to the protein MVRVKGGPQTQRRHKKVLAITKGQRGSKHRLYKRGHEAMMKSLEYAYRDRRNRKRDFRRLWITRINAAARQNDLSYSNFMNGLKKAGVELDRKVLADIAMHDPTAFSQLVETARTAL
- a CDS encoding sugar phosphate isomerase/epimerase; this translates as MARPVTLFTGQWADLSLPDLAQKVSAWGFDGLELACWGDHFAVDKALASDKYVREKRDLLEKYNLQCWAISNHLVGQCVCDPIDERHQGIIPPKLWGDGHPEGVRQRCAEEIKNTARAAAAFGVKVVNGFTGSPIWHQLYSFPPNDFARLEAGYREFADRWQPILDVFDQVGVKFALEVHPTEIAYDFVSTEKALAALGRRPAFGINFDPSHLVHQLLNPAAFIEAFADRIYHVHIKDAKVRVDNGRRSILASHLNFGDTRRGWDFVSPGHGDVDFEEIFRALNRIGYNGPLSVEWEDSGMDRDWGAPDALAFIRSTDFAPSAVAFDAAFASDE